ATTGGGGAAGCTACGGGACGCTGGGTCTCTCTGGTCGAACGATTGCCATCCCCGCAGGTAGCCAAGACGTATTCGCTACAATGTAATAATTGTTTGAAGCTCGCCACAGAGGTTTGTTCACGCAGCCCCTATAATGAATCACAAGCATTTAAGCCACAGGCGGAACAACTTACACTAACCCAGTGGCAAGATTTGTGTGGTCAACTGCAATCAGCATTACTAGGAGCTGAATATCTGGTCTTGAGGAATGAGACCATTGCCGCAGATTATACCTTCCCTCAACTGCTGACCTATCTCACCGATTCCGATGAAAAGATAAAACAAAAGTATCTTAATAAGTTCCTGGCTAAATCTGATAAATATACCCAACTACATGCTGAACTGATCCATAATATACAGCAGGCCGAACAGGTGGCAATCGAGTTAGCCAACTGGCAATTAAGTTCGCAAAGTCCCGAAGAGCAGTAAGGTATGGAAACCCATAGACATTACCTTTTGCTTTAATTTAAGTGTATAATCAAACAAATTGGAGTTTACGGGTGGCTAGGGCGAAAATTAAGCCCATCTGGTATTTCTCTTCACTTTGTAGCTTGGCTCTCTTATCAGCTTGCGCCATTATCCCAATTCGACCAGAGCCACCAGCTATTACTCTCTTCAATGCCAACCCATCAGAGATCAATCCCGGCCAGTCAACCACCTTACAATGGGACATTAAAGATGCTGCCAGCATAACTATAGACAAAGGTATAGGGGCAGTTGCTGCTACTGGGTCAAAGGAGTTATCACCAACCAAAACCATCGCTTGTACTTTGACTGCCACCAATGCCGGGGGTACTGTCAGCAAGTCCGTGGTTGTTTATGTCAATCCTCCACCACCCCCAGCCCCCGATACCGCACCACCAGTAATCAAAAACGTATCGACGTCATCTGAAACTGAGGCGGGGGCTGTCATTACCTGGGTAACAAATAAGCCGAGCAGCAGCCAGGTTGAGTATGGCAAGACCACAGAATACAGCTTAACCGCCACTTCTGATGAGCTGACCACCAACCATAGCATCACCTTGAGCGGCCTCGAGCCCAATACCATCTATCACTATCGGGTAAAGTCGAAGGACAAGGCTGGAAATGAAGCCTCGTCAACGGACAATACTTTCATCACACTCCAAGAAAAATCGCCATATTCACTGAAACTGCAATCGCTTGAATGGGGAAGAAGGACTGAAAACGTGGACCTCGGCCTAGGGCCAGTAACCGACGAAAAACATCTCTTCATCAAAGGCACGGTACAAAATAACAGCCGCGGAAGCTTGAGAGGCATGATATGCACCATGAACTGTTGGAACGACAACACCCTTGTGAAATACGCGGTATATGTATATCATGGCCCAGCCTTGCCAGGGCAAGTCTTTAACGTTGATATTCAAACCACCGATGACCCAACGGTTAACAATGTGACCATAGAGTTCGCAGATTCTCTAGGTAGGGAAATCGAGGTTATTAAGAAATAGCAAAGAGGTCTTGCCTTGCCGGTTGAGCTCTTTGCAGAGCAGCTTTCTTTGAATCGCCGGTATAACTCCAGCCTTGTAGTCCATTTCCCCATTTTCATTGAAGAATGCCCCCTTTAGTAATTCAGGTATAATACTGTCATCATGCAGCAAAATTTGACCAATACTAAAAGCGATCCGGCTACTGAAAATACATCCGGGCAGGGTCTTTCAGCCGCCGTGCCGCCGGAAATCACAGGCTGGAACTGGGGCGCTTTCTTTCTCACCTGGATATGGGGCATAGGTAACCGGGTATGGCTGTCATTTCTGGCCTTAATACCTATTCCACTTGTGGGACTGGCCATGATGGTCATCCTTGGAATTAAAGGCAACGAATGGGCGTGGCAGTGCAAAAAATGGGACAGCATAGAACAGTTTCGCCGCAGACAGCGCATCTGGATGTACTGGGGTATCGCCGGCTTTCTGGCGCCGTTTGTATTCATTCTCGGATGGGTGCTGATTATAGTAGGACTGCTAGGTTACTACGGTTATATTTGACGATGGAAAAAGTAAAGATATTTGATAGCCGCCAAAACAAAGTACTGTACGTCGATAAGATTCGCAAGACGAATGCAGAGTGGAAACAGATATTGACGCCCGAGCAATATCAAATCACCACCAATAAGGGTACGGAGCAACCGTTCACCTGCACCTTCGATAACATCAAGGAGCCCGGCATATATCAGTGTGTGCGCTGCGACACAGACCTTTTCAGGACAACAACCAAATTTAATTCCGGAACGGGGTGGCCCAGCTACTACGAGCCTGTTTCGGATTTTAATATCACACTGGAAGAAGATAAGAGCTTCGGTATGCGCAGAAGCGAAGTGCTCTGCGTCAGGTGCGATGCCCACCTGGGTCATGTTTTCGATGACGGCCCACCACCAACAGGCAAGCGCTACTGCATTAACTCGGCAGCCCTCAACTTCGCCAAAGAAAAGTAGCCATGGGCATAGAGCCAGAACGAATCAATCAGACTGCTGGCAAGGAAGTGGCAACGCTCGCCGGAGGCTGTTTCTGGTGTATGGAGGCAGTTTTCAATGAAATTGAAGGTATAGAGAATGTGGTATCCGGATATTCCGGCGGCACGACTATAAACCCCTCTTACGGCCAAGTCTGTACCGGAACAACAGGACACGCCGAAGCAGTGCAATTAACATTCGACCCCGACAAAATCTCCTTCCAGCAAATCCTGCAGATTTTCTTTGCCATACATGACCCCACTACACTAAACAGGCAAGGAGCCGATGTCGGCACTCAGTATCGCTCAGCAATCTTTTATCACAACGAGGAACAAAAAGCTGTAGCCGAGCAAGTTATTCAGGAACTAAATACTGCGCATGTCTGGAAATCGCCTATCGTAACCGAGGTCACACCATTTCAGACATTCTATCCGGCTGAGGATTATCACCAGGAATACTTCAATCGAAACCCGGCACAATCATATTGCCGCATGGTGATTATTCCCAAACTGGATAAATTCAGCAAACAGTTCCCCGAAAAAATAAAAGGACAATAGATGCTTTTCAGCACATCAACAGCCTGAATGAATCCCCTACTAAAGCTGTGCTTTCACCACCCCAAACGGTGGCTATTTTATTATTCATATTGGCCAGGTATAATGTCTCGATACATTTTAACCAAACTACGTCAGGAGCAAATAAAGCATGATAAATAAGTCCATCGGAGTTCTACTTGCTTGCGCTATTCTATTGCTGCTCGCCGCTTGCCTCAGGATGCCAGAGCCAGATAATACCGCAGACCAGGCAGCGCAGCTAGTCCAGAAAGGTGATGCGCTTAGCAACGAGGGACGCTATGATGAAGCCATCAGTGAATATACCGCGGCCATAGAGTTAGACCCCAATCTTGCTAACGCTTACCTGGCTCGCGGTCAAGCTTATTACTTCAAGGATAAAAGCCTTATGGCAGTAGCCGACTATACCAAGGCAGTCAAGTTGGACCCCGAATATACCGCCGCGTATTACAGTCGAGGTTGGGCACAGTTGTCTAACGGAGCCTACGATGCAGCCATTTCAGATTTCAGCAAGGCCGCTGAGCTCGACCCCAGCCTGGTCAGGGCATATAACGGCCGTGGCTGGGCTTATATCATTAAGGCACAATGGAATTTTGAGTCTTACAACCGTATGTTCGTTCTCTTCGAGAGCGACGTTGGCCTGGCAATGGCATTCAAAGGTAGAGGTTGGCTTTATGTCAAGCAGCCGCAATGGGAGCTGGCAGTCATTCCTGACCTGACAAAAGCAATGACGCAAGACCCAGACCCGGCAGAGGCATATTGCAACGTGGGCTTTGCTCATGCCAAAAAGGCACAGTGGGCACATGCGATCGCAGATTACGAGACAGCAATCGCTATAGACCCAAAGCTTGACAGGTCGCGTTACAACAAAAGCTGGGCCTTGGGCATGAAAGCAAAATGGGACCCCGCTATCGCAGACTACAGTAAAATAATAGAGCTCGGCACGGCACAGGCTCCACCATCCGCTGATTCAGGCAGCCTCTCTACGGAGGAAAAAGAATGGGGCCTGGCTATCGCTAGCTACAATAAAGCCACGGAGTTGTCAAAAGACCCTGCCTTGATTCAAAAGGCTAAAGAGACAATAAAACGCATAGACGAGATACGCCAGGATATAAACAGATAGCTTACCCTCACCAAAAAACGAAAAGGAGGTAAAATTATGAAAGTAAAATTATTGTCCATTTCGATATTCACGGTTATCGGGCTTTTTCTGCTCAGCGGGTGCGCTGCCGAAAATACTGGTGCGCCTGCCACCCAACCTGCTGCGAAACCGCCTCCTGCTAAACGCCCTGTCGTTGAATATCCCAATATCGACAGGGAAAGCAAAATACCTGCGAGCCAGGCAAAAATGACACCAGAAACCGACATTTATCCACCAGTATTGCATTCCGACGAGTACGAACAACCTGTCCCTATGCCTTATCCCATAAACACGGCAGGTGCCGAAGATTCCGGATTTATGATGCCGGATGGAAACACATTCTATGTATGGTTTACTCCGGACCCACAGATACCACCGCAAAAACAGGTTATCGACGACGTCACCGGTATTTATGTGTCTAAAAAAGTTAACGGGCAATGGCAAAAACCCACAAGAGTATGGCTCCAGGACACGGGCAAGCTAGCCCTTGATGGATGTGAGTTTGTGCAAGATAATAAAATGTGGTTTTGCACCGCCAGAGAGGGGTACACAGGTTTACACTGGTTCACAGCCGATTATATAGACGGGAAATGGAAAAACTGGACAAACGCAGATTTTGACCCTGATTATGAAGTTGGAGAACTTCATATTACCGCGGACGGCAATGAGCTTTATTTCCATTCCCCAAGAGCCGGAGGCAAAGGACAATACGATATCTGGGTCTCGAAGAAAGAAAATGGCGAATGGCTTCCCCCACAGAATATAGGCATAGTCAACAGCCCTGAAACGGATGGCTGGCCGTCTTTAACACAGGATGGCAATGAACTCTGGTTCACGAGAACCTACATGGGCTCACCGGCTATCTTCAGGTCAAAGAGAGTAAATAACGAATGGCAGGAGCCGGAATTAATCGTTTCACAGTTTGCCGGCGAATCATCCGTTGACAATGAAGGAAATATCTATTTCAGCCATCACTTTTACAAAGATGGAGCAATGCTGGAGGCGGACATTTACGTTATACATAAAAAATAAAAGAACCTTTGGTAACGATAAATTTGAAAGTGGTACAATAGCCCGGGGCGGGGCACAGACCTGACTATTAAGAAAGGGCAAGAGCAAAAGGCATGAGATGGTTCGGCTGCGCACTAACTATTTTAGGTATAATACTCGTGATTTTTATCCTCACGCACCTCTCCGAAATCTGGCATTTCCTGGAAGACCTGCTAAACAGGTTTTAAACCGAAAGCTCTGCCTGTTATAGCCAGCCCACCAGCACACTACCCCCTGTAATACTTCTCCGGGTTATCCGTATATTACTATAGAAAAACGGATAAAAGGAGGTTCGCCATGAAAGGCTCACATTCACTTACTAATCGGATTTTGCCGGTTATTCTGATCCTCATGCTACTGGCGACGGCGCTTGTTTCAGCCTGCGCCACAAAAGAAGCAGAAGCTCCGGACACGTCGCAAGAAATCGCCCCGCCTGCGGCGCAAATACCAACTACCCCATTTGAATCCGCTCCCGCGCCATTGCTGGCACCACCCTCATTCGCCCCACCCTGGGCTAAAGGAGCACAGAAACCAAACGTCGCGGAATCATGGCGCGATTCAGACACCATAGGCCTGGCGGTAGGCGGCGCCAAGGGCATTGATAACTTCCGAGCCAACATCAAGAATGGCTACCTGCCACTGCCCACAGACATGACCTATGAAGGACTATTCTACGAGTACTACTTCGATACCGGCCAGACAAAATCATGTAACAAGCTTTTTTGCCCCTCGTACAGCTACGCAGTTACCAGAGACCCCTTCTCTAACAAGACAGAGTACTACCTCTCCGTAGGCCTGAACTCGGGAATGGAGGAACGTGACTTCGAGCGCAAGAAGCTGAACCTCGTCATCGTCCTCGATATCTCCGGTTCCATGTCATCCCCATTCAATCAATATTACTATGACCAGTTCGGAAATCAGGTGGAACTCGATTGGAAGGAACGGAACACACAAAAAATCGAGGTCGCCAAGGATGCCGTCATCGATGTTCTCGACCAGCTTAACAATGATGACCGTTTCGGTATAGTGCTTTATAATCAGCGGGCGCACCTGCTTCAGCGAATGACGCAGGTACGACATACAGACATGGACGAAGTCGAGGACAACATATTTGAAATAAGGGCTGATGGCAGCACCAATCTCGCCGACGGGATGAAACTCGCCACCGACCTTCTGGAAAAATACAGCGATTATGACCCCTACGAGTATGAAAACCGCATCATCTTTCTGACCGATGCCATGCCCAACACAGGAGAAACGGGAGCCTACAGCCTGCTCCGTCTGCTTAAGAATAATGCCGGCAACAATATCTACACCACGTTCATCGGCATCGGCGTCGATTTCAATACCGAACTCATCGAGTCCATCACCAAGACCAGAGGTGCCAACTACTATTCCGTGCATTCACCCGGCGATTTCATGGAACGGATGGGCGAGGAGTTCGACTATATGGTAACGCCACTCGTCTTTGACCTGCGGCTCACACTGGAAGCCAAAGACTGGGATATTGAAATGGTCTACGGCAGCCCCGAAGCTGATAAGGCAACCGGTGAGCTGATGAAGGTGAATACCCTCTTCCCCTCCAAAAAGGAGGACGGTGAGACCAAAGGCGGCCTGATACTATTGAAACTAAAGAATAGAGGGGATGACAGTGGCAGCATCAGGCTCAGCGTAAGCTATGAAGATAGAGCTGGCAAAGAAGATGACAGCACAGCCAAGGTCTATCTAGATGATGAGCGGCCGGAATACTTCGAAAACAGCGGCATACGCAAGGGCATACTGCTTGCCAGGTACGCAGACCTGATGAAAGACTGGCTCATCGATGAGCGGGAACATGCCCACTGGAGCCGTCCCTGGGAGCCGATGGTCAATCCGGAACGTGGCATCGTCGTGCCGCCGTCACCACTGGGCAACTGGGAACGCCAGTCACTACCGTTAATGGTATCAAGAGAGTATCGTGCCCTGTTCCAGGAGTTCAGCGACTACTTTGCCGATGAGATGGACGAAATCGGCGATACCACGCTGGAGCAAGAACTCGATATAATCGAATCGTTGATTGGATACGGGGACTAAGTCCTCCATTCGTAAGCTCCTGCCCGCCCTGTTTCTCGGAATAAGGGGTGGGCAGGAGCTGGATAATACGATTAACAGGAGAAGTCATGTTGTAAATAGGAAAAATGGGTTGATTGAAATACCGAACATGCTACAATGTTACAACGGAATCCTGAATCGAGAAAACACCTTGGCAAAGAACAATCTTGCCCATCATGGCACCGCCATAAGCTTTACCGCGCTTTACGAAGAGCACATGACTTACGTTTTTCGCTATATAAACTATCGAGTAGGCAATCGAAATGAGGCAGAGGACTTGACATCACTTGTCTTTGAAAAAGCCCTGGCTGCCTTCCACAGGTATGACAGAGAGAAGGCGGCACCGCAGACTTGGCTGCTGACCATCGCCAGAAATACGGTCACGGACTACTTCCGAAAATCATCCAAAAGGAATACCATGCCGCTGGAGTACGCCGTTGGGATTGAGTCCGCAGACCCTCCTCCGCAGGAAGAGGCAGAGAGGAGAGAGGAGTATGAGCGGCTGCGGGTCTGCCTGGCGATACTGCCTCAGCGAGAGCAGGAAATCATATCGCTCAAGTTCGGTGCTGAGCTAAACAATCGCCAGATTGCCTCTGTGCTCGGGCTATCCGAGAATAATGTCGGCACCATACTCTTCCGTGCCATCTGCAAGCTGAGGAATTGCTTTAAGGACTGGTCGAATGAAAAAAGCTAAATACACCGAGAAACAGTTCATCGAATATCTGGACAAATTGCTGGCGGGAGAGGAGATAAGCCTCGGCGACGACGTCAGCGATGACCTGCGCTCAGCCCTCGAGCTCGCCCGGAAGATGCTTGCTTACCGCGATGAGCCTTCAGCCGATTTCAGGGCTGACCTCAGGGACAGATTGCTCCATAAAATAGCCGAGGCAGAAGCAGCAGCCACCCCGGCAAAGAGACAGGGATTCCGAGAATGGACGGCAAACCTGTTTCCTCAGAGGCCAGCCTTAATCGCTGTTACCAGCACTGTGCTGGTGGTGCTGCTCATATTCGTCGGCACTGTCTGGTACACCGGCAGATATGGTCAGGCGCCGGTCTCCGCACCCACACCCTCGCTGACTGAGCGTGATTACTCAGTTAACTTGCCTTCAAATGTCACTCCGGAATATATGGCGTTCATCGCCAAAACGTCGCTGTCAACCAAACCCGGCCAGGTACCGGTCTATAAGGTACAAAGCACCGATGTAACAACTGAGTCCGTTACCGAGCTGGGCAGAAGGCTTGGATTCAGCGGAGAAGCCAGATTTATTGACGGTGGAGACAAGATTGCCATGTTCGACGGCGAAGGCGACGAGATGAGAAAGTTTATCGTCTGGACTGCTTCCGGAGCTATCGAGTACGGCTACGTGGAGCCCGATAAGCTGTATCCATCCCACGCAGTTGAACTTCCGTCGCAGCCAGAAGCGGAGCAGATAGCCTATGACTTCCTGGAGCAGGCGGACTTGCTGCCATCCGGCTACCAGAGTCTGGCTAAGATAAAGGACGAGACAACCGTAATCGCCGGCGGCTATTCCGTCAGCCGGGAATATGCCGCAGAAGCACCACCCGCCGCAGCACCGTCCGCACCATCCTGGCCATGGAAATCACCGGCACCATCCGCACCAACCGCGCCTCTGGCTCCTGCCTACTGGCTAATCAGTTTCCCGTACCAGATTGACCACACCTGGACTACAGGTCCCGGCTCGAAGATCGAGGTCAGCGTCGGCGATAACGGCGAGGTTGTCGGGCTTATCTGGTCGTGGCGGCAGATGACTCCGCGCACCACAGAAAACATCATATCCGAGAAGCAAGCCTACCAGGAACTTATCCAGGGCAAAGGCAGCCTGGACATTCCTCTCGACTGCCAGCAGGTGGTCGTTGAGGACGTTCAGCTCAAATACTGGCTAGACCCGCCCTCTGAAAAACAGGCCTACGCCGTGCCCGTGTACGAGTTCACAGGCCAATGCCTGGATAAAAGCGGCAGGCATCTCGAGGACTTCACCGCCTGGACACCTGCCCTGTCCAGTACCTATTGAACGCAGGCAGCAGGTATGTTGAAAATGGTCACTAATAAATAAAGGAGCTTAGAGGGATGAAGCTAAACATAATCATTCTTGCCACATCCTTTATCCCGGTTATCGTATTCAAAGTTATCGCCAGGGTAGGCGAAGCTAATTTAGCCCAAGCCAGACTGGCTACGGTTGTGGGTCTGACCCTTGCCGTAATTCACTTTATTCTGGCGAAAAGACTTGTCAAGCATACGAGCTATCTTGAATGGGCTTTCCTTGGATATCTTGCCTTTGGGACGGCATGGGTTTATTTAGCCCCGACTGATATCTCCTCTTTCTTCGTTGATAATTCAATAGCGATTCTCTATTTTATTCTCTTTTTGACAGCGCTTATACCGCAGCTTTTTGGCTACGACCCCTTTACCTACGCTGTTGCCAAGCGGATTATCGCAGAGCGGGCCTGGGAAACACCCCAGTTTAGGACAATTAATGTCCATCTCACGTATTTTTGGAGTGGCATCTTGTTCCTCTGTTTCCTGTCAAGCTGGCTTGGACATGGAAAGCCGCTGTTTTCCATAATCATTCCACTGGCCATCGTTTTGAGCATCGCTATTCCGGTTAGCCGGTTTTATCCCGGTTATTACCTGAAACGACAGTACATGTCACAGCCGCTTGACCAATCGCTATTCCCTGCCACGGCCAAAGAACTCATTGAGCG
This window of the Chloroflexota bacterium genome carries:
- a CDS encoding ribonuclease G; the encoded protein is MTNTKSDPATENTSGQGLSAAVPPEITGWNWGAFFLTWIWGIGNRVWLSFLALIPIPLVGLAMMVILGIKGNEWAWQCKKWDSIEQFRRRQRIWMYWGIAGFLAPFVFILGWVLIIVGLLGYYGYI
- the msrB gene encoding peptide-methionine (R)-S-oxide reductase MsrB → MEKVKIFDSRQNKVLYVDKIRKTNAEWKQILTPEQYQITTNKGTEQPFTCTFDNIKEPGIYQCVRCDTDLFRTTTKFNSGTGWPSYYEPVSDFNITLEEDKSFGMRRSEVLCVRCDAHLGHVFDDGPPPTGKRYCINSAALNFAKEK
- the msrA gene encoding peptide-methionine (S)-S-oxide reductase MsrA, whose protein sequence is MGIEPERINQTAGKEVATLAGGCFWCMEAVFNEIEGIENVVSGYSGGTTINPSYGQVCTGTTGHAEAVQLTFDPDKISFQQILQIFFAIHDPTTLNRQGADVGTQYRSAIFYHNEEQKAVAEQVIQELNTAHVWKSPIVTEVTPFQTFYPAEDYHQEYFNRNPAQSYCRMVIIPKLDKFSKQFPEKIKGQ
- a CDS encoding tetratricopeptide repeat protein; the encoded protein is MINKSIGVLLACAILLLLAACLRMPEPDNTADQAAQLVQKGDALSNEGRYDEAISEYTAAIELDPNLANAYLARGQAYYFKDKSLMAVADYTKAVKLDPEYTAAYYSRGWAQLSNGAYDAAISDFSKAAELDPSLVRAYNGRGWAYIIKAQWNFESYNRMFVLFESDVGLAMAFKGRGWLYVKQPQWELAVIPDLTKAMTQDPDPAEAYCNVGFAHAKKAQWAHAIADYETAIAIDPKLDRSRYNKSWALGMKAKWDPAIADYSKIIELGTAQAPPSADSGSLSTEEKEWGLAIASYNKATELSKDPALIQKAKETIKRIDEIRQDINR
- a CDS encoding VWA domain-containing protein, which gives rise to MKGSHSLTNRILPVILILMLLATALVSACATKEAEAPDTSQEIAPPAAQIPTTPFESAPAPLLAPPSFAPPWAKGAQKPNVAESWRDSDTIGLAVGGAKGIDNFRANIKNGYLPLPTDMTYEGLFYEYYFDTGQTKSCNKLFCPSYSYAVTRDPFSNKTEYYLSVGLNSGMEERDFERKKLNLVIVLDISGSMSSPFNQYYYDQFGNQVELDWKERNTQKIEVAKDAVIDVLDQLNNDDRFGIVLYNQRAHLLQRMTQVRHTDMDEVEDNIFEIRADGSTNLADGMKLATDLLEKYSDYDPYEYENRIIFLTDAMPNTGETGAYSLLRLLKNNAGNNIYTTFIGIGVDFNTELIESITKTRGANYYSVHSPGDFMERMGEEFDYMVTPLVFDLRLTLEAKDWDIEMVYGSPEADKATGELMKVNTLFPSKKEDGETKGGLILLKLKNRGDDSGSIRLSVSYEDRAGKEDDSTAKVYLDDERPEYFENSGIRKGILLARYADLMKDWLIDEREHAHWSRPWEPMVNPERGIVVPPSPLGNWERQSLPLMVSREYRALFQEFSDYFADEMDEIGDTTLEQELDIIESLIGYGD
- a CDS encoding sigma-70 family RNA polymerase sigma factor, giving the protein MIEIPNMLQCYNGILNRENTLAKNNLAHHGTAISFTALYEEHMTYVFRYINYRVGNRNEAEDLTSLVFEKALAAFHRYDREKAAPQTWLLTIARNTVTDYFRKSSKRNTMPLEYAVGIESADPPPQEEAERREEYERLRVCLAILPQREQEIISLKFGAELNNRQIASVLGLSENNVGTILFRAICKLRNCFKDWSNEKS
- a CDS encoding SCP2 sterol-binding domain-containing protein codes for the protein MKLNIIILATSFIPVIVFKVIARVGEANLAQARLATVVGLTLAVIHFILAKRLVKHTSYLEWAFLGYLAFGTAWVYLAPTDISSFFVDNSIAILYFILFLTALIPQLFGYDPFTYAVAKRIIAERAWETPQFRTINVHLTYFWSGILFLCFLSSWLGHGKPLFSIIIPLAIVLSIAIPVSRFYPGYYLKRQYMSQPLDQSLFPATAKELIERMPLGFDPVVAGGLEADIQFDLSGEGGGKMVLSVSKGQCTAREGEAASPTLTIYSPADVWLKVARREINPGMAFINGLYRAEGDMNLLVKIREIFHSPGEAKQVNATEEGKKKRNA